The genomic region GAACTAGTTCAACTTCTACCGTCTTCAGTTCCCAAGGTGAAGAATGACCCATGTTCACTTTACCAATCTTCTAATTACATATTTGTTAGCTGGTTTTGTTGCTCTGAGTATGTCCAATGTCTCATAAGGTCCTTTTCCAATCATTTGGCTAAAGATCCCAAACAAGAATTAAGTTTTCTACATTTACGAGCTATGCCTTGGGATTTGACTTGCTGACTATAAAAAGAACCAGTGAGGCAGAGACGAAGTCTGTATTTCACTGCTCTTTAAGGGCTAGGGTTATGGGTGTTGGACAGTGtaagagatttcttttctctcttgaaGTAGCCTGTTTGTGAAGAATGGCGCTGAGTGACCTCCTTTACCCAGATAATCCCAAGAGAAGGCAAGAATTGATCCATCTGCACCAGGAATTGCTCAACTGTATGTCCATAACTTTCCGTGCAACAAATGAGCTGGCTGGAGTGCTGAATGCACACCTGGGCTGTACCATTACGCATATCCAGATGAGAGAGAGCAGCACTGTCAAGGAAAACTGTGACATTATCATTCAAGCGATGAGTGAGATTCAGCATCAGGTACAGAAGATTGATAGTGACATGAAGGAAAAGCTAGAGCCTGTGCTGTACCAGAAGCTGTATGATATCAAAGAGCCCGAGTTGGAGAAAATCGCAATAGCTCATAAagttttttccattgttcttGGAGAAGCGACTTCAACAGCTGGGATGGTGGCTATCAAACTTCTTGGCTCCAATCTTATAACTCTCACTGTGAGCAAGCTCATCAGTCTCCTTGCACAGATTGGGGTATCTGTTCTTGGGGGAATAAGCATCACCATTCTCGGGCTCGGCATTGAAATGATCCTCCACGCCATCCTGGGAGCTGTGGAGAGGAATCAGCTTCTGGCAGCTGTGAGAAGCTACGAGAAGCACCTGGCTGAGTTTAAAGCAGCCTCAGAAAAGTACCAGCATGCCATACATGAAGTGACTTCTTTAGTGAGACAGCAGGTTCAGTAAATGAAGTCGGAGTTCTCTCGCCTGCTGTGACAGCGACTGCAGCACATACACCTGCAGAAACCTTTTTGATTCATTATGGTAAACAAACTAccaatggctttttttcttactaGTGGCAGCAGAGCAAGAGATGTGACAGATGAGGGAATTGGCACTGAAGTATATTAATAGGGAACTGGCTTATAGGTGCTTCTGGGAGGCAATGCTTCAAATACTTCGTACCTTTCCTTTAGCTGTTTTCTGGAATATGTTATAGATAACCTTCAACTGTAATTTTTACTAGTGACAATAATATTCACTGCTGGAGCGGTAGTGGTGAGAAAGTGTGATTTTTCTATTACTGTGTTCCTATATCAAAGATGACAATATGATGGGCGAAAACAATTTCAACAAGCCAGTCCATGTTATCATCTGGAGGGCTCATCAGGTCATCTGTGGTTGCTAAACTCTTAGTGTGGATTGG from Gavia stellata isolate bGavSte3 chromosome 4, bGavSte3.hap2, whole genome shotgun sequence harbors:
- the SMCO3 gene encoding single-pass membrane and coiled-coil domain-containing protein 3, which codes for MALSDLLYPDNPKRRQELIHLHQELLNCMSITFRATNELAGVLNAHLGCTITHIQMRESSTVKENCDIIIQAMSEIQHQVQKIDSDMKEKLEPVLYQKLYDIKEPELEKIAIAHKVFSIVLGEATSTAGMVAIKLLGSNLITLTVSKLISLLAQIGVSVLGGISITILGLGIEMILHAILGAVERNQLLAAVRSYEKHLAEFKAASEKYQHAIHEVTSLVRQQVQ